A window from Peptococcaceae bacterium 1198_IL3148 encodes these proteins:
- a CDS encoding Ku protein — protein MRPLWKGAISFGLVYVPIKLYAATENKDIRFNYLHEKCKNPVQYQRYCPHCETEVTMSDIVKGYEYEKGKYVVIKDEDFQNLPGATARSVDILDFVDLPEIDPVYFEKAYYLAPGEGGQKVYHLLKTAMEQTGKVAVAKIMLRSKPALAVLRVAGNGTMMMSTMFYPDEVRQADNIAELNYQVDLHDNELKMAVNLINNLSSAFNPEKYTNEYRQALMDVIQSKIAGETIEIVSPPKTEKVVDLMSALKASIDLAKEERGKNNKPVKRKKTS, from the coding sequence ATGAGACCACTGTGGAAGGGTGCCATCAGTTTTGGCTTAGTATATGTGCCAATTAAGCTATATGCAGCAACGGAGAACAAAGATATTCGCTTCAACTATCTTCATGAAAAGTGTAAAAACCCAGTGCAATATCAACGCTATTGCCCCCATTGTGAAACAGAAGTAACTATGAGTGATATAGTAAAGGGCTACGAATATGAGAAGGGTAAATATGTGGTAATTAAGGATGAAGATTTTCAAAACCTGCCCGGAGCCACAGCTAGAAGTGTTGACATTTTAGACTTTGTGGACCTACCAGAAATAGATCCAGTTTACTTTGAAAAGGCCTATTATCTAGCCCCAGGGGAAGGTGGCCAGAAGGTTTATCACTTGTTAAAAACCGCAATGGAGCAAACGGGTAAAGTGGCGGTGGCAAAAATAATGCTTAGAAGTAAACCTGCCTTGGCGGTGCTGCGGGTGGCTGGTAATGGCACTATGATGATGAGCACTATGTTTTATCCTGATGAAGTACGCCAAGCAGACAATATAGCGGAATTGAATTATCAGGTGGATTTGCATGACAATGAACTGAAAATGGCAGTGAATTTAATCAATAATTTGTCCAGCGCATTTAATCCAGAAAAGTACACCAATGAATATCGCCAAGCTCTGATGGATGTGATTCAGTCTAAAATAGCCGGCGAAACAATAGAGATTGTTTCACCTCCCAAAACAGAAAAGGTGGTGGACTTAATGTCTGCCCTAAAGGCCAGTATTGATTTGGCCAAGGAAGAACGGGGGAAAAATAATAAACCAGTAAAGAGAAAGAAAACATCGTAG
- a CDS encoding chloride channel protein, with protein MFINANIKKSQLIELMLGIIVGALCGVAVYLFLWLLEFVTAMSFDYGKVTLDFLNQYYVILLPAIGGLLAGPLIHFLAKEARGHGVPEVMADVILKGGVIPPRVVLIKSLASIATIGFGGSAGRVGPIIHIGAGIGSFVGQLTKIHPDLMRSLVACGAAGGVAATFNAPIGGVMFALEVILADFASGRLMMIIVSAVTASIVSSALFNDALAITVPQFSLHSPLELILYGMLGIAVGLFAVVFIKLFYRVDELFSACNFMPSYLKPAVGGLLVGLIGVYLPEIFGVGYDVIEVVLAGKMTLGLLVSLLLFKALATAITLGSGGSGGVFAPILYLGAMLGGVCGLIFGSFFSGIVIEPMAYALAGMAGMLAASSFAPITGIILLFEMSNDYRMIVPLMITSVISYVIASSLTRYNIYTTKLAKKGLDINYLRRPDLLKNICVKDVMTIDVLSLPDYYTVTEALLKINNSTHHAFPVVAIDGKVNGVITGRELHRAEQSGQQNNMVKELLNNQLIYILEYDCLNHAAILMFKHAVGRLPVLDESKNLVGIISRSDIVQAYGLVSEQKFQNQDQQDVKLV; from the coding sequence TTGTTTATAAATGCCAATATAAAGAAATCACAACTTATAGAACTGATGTTGGGTATTATTGTAGGTGCACTTTGCGGGGTGGCGGTATATTTATTTTTATGGTTATTGGAATTTGTAACTGCCATGTCCTTTGATTATGGTAAAGTGACATTGGATTTTTTAAATCAGTACTATGTGATCCTACTGCCGGCCATCGGTGGTTTGCTGGCTGGTCCCTTAATTCATTTTTTAGCTAAGGAGGCCAGAGGACACGGTGTGCCAGAAGTGATGGCCGATGTAATTTTAAAAGGTGGTGTTATTCCACCAAGGGTGGTGTTAATTAAGTCCTTGGCGTCCATAGCCACCATTGGGTTTGGTGGGTCTGCCGGCAGAGTAGGTCCGATTATCCATATTGGTGCCGGCATCGGTTCATTTGTGGGCCAACTAACTAAAATACATCCTGATTTAATGCGATCTTTGGTGGCCTGTGGCGCTGCCGGCGGGGTGGCGGCAACCTTTAATGCTCCTATCGGCGGCGTCATGTTTGCGTTAGAAGTAATATTGGCCGACTTTGCCAGCGGGCGGTTAATGATGATTATTGTTTCAGCGGTCACCGCTTCTATTGTAAGCAGTGCACTGTTTAATGACGCTTTGGCCATAACAGTGCCGCAATTTTCGCTCCATAGCCCGCTGGAATTGATATTGTATGGTATGTTAGGGATTGCTGTGGGATTGTTTGCAGTTGTGTTTATTAAATTGTTTTATCGAGTTGATGAATTGTTTTCAGCCTGCAACTTTATGCCATCCTACCTTAAACCGGCAGTGGGAGGGCTATTAGTTGGTCTAATCGGCGTATATTTACCGGAAATATTTGGCGTGGGTTATGATGTGATAGAGGTGGTTTTGGCGGGAAAAATGACGTTAGGGTTGCTGGTTTCTTTACTTTTATTTAAGGCCTTGGCCACTGCTATCACGTTGGGCTCCGGTGGCTCCGGTGGTGTGTTTGCACCAATTCTATACCTTGGTGCTATGCTGGGGGGAGTTTGTGGTTTGATCTTTGGTTCGTTTTTTTCCGGTATAGTTATTGAGCCGATGGCTTATGCACTGGCAGGTATGGCCGGCATGCTGGCGGCATCTTCCTTTGCCCCCATTACCGGTATAATTTTACTATTTGAAATGAGTAACGACTATAGGATGATTGTTCCTTTGATGATTACTTCGGTAATCAGTTATGTAATTGCTTCTTCGTTAACCCGATACAATATCTATACCACAAAATTAGCTAAAAAAGGTTTGGATATAAATTACTTGCGCCGTCCAGATCTATTAAAGAATATCTGTGTCAAGGATGTGATGACCATCGATGTGCTCAGTTTACCAGATTATTACACTGTTACAGAGGCGTTGTTGAAAATTAATAACAGCACGCATCACGCCTTTCCGGTGGTGGCCATAGATGGCAAGGTTAATGGTGTTATCACTGGCAGAGAATTACACAGAGCAGAACAGAGTGGCCAACAGAATAACATGGTTAAGGAGCTGTTAAATAATCAGTTGATATATATATTGGAATACGATTGTCTTAATCATGCGGCGATACTGATGTTTAAACATGCTGTGGGGAGGTTGCCAGTATTGGACGAAAGCAAAAATTTGGTGGGCATTATCAGCAGAAGTGACATTGTTCAGGCCTATGGTTTAGTCAGTGAACAAAAATTTCAAAATCAAGATCAACAAGATGTAAAGCTTGTTTAA
- a CDS encoding small acid-soluble spore protein, with protein MGHKKDFDELRTKRMLGQLQYESAKELGLGEEHRQLNKRMDALKRTKCKVELAEANLGAEGARKARLNIKD; from the coding sequence ATGGGACATAAAAAGGATTTTGATGAACTGCGCACTAAAAGAATGTTGGGACAATTACAATATGAATCGGCAAAGGAATTGGGTCTGGGGGAAGAACATCGGCAGTTAAATAAGCGTATGGATGCGTTGAAACGAACAAAATGTAAAGTTGAATTGGCTGAGGCCAATTTAGGTGCCGAAGGAGCTCGCAAAGCTAGGTTAAATATTAAAGATTGA